CGTAAATCTCTTCCCTTTTCATATCAAAAATCGGCTGAAAAACAGGAATAACTTCCCTGTTAAGAACCTTCTCTTTTATACAGACAAAGCAGTCAAACTTCCTAAAAAAGCGCTCCCCGAACTCTTCTCTTTCTCTTATCTTCAAAATTGCAGACCTACCTTCCTCCTTCAGCTTCTCAAGAGACATAAAAATAATTCTTTCAACATCTTCAGGTGATTCAGCCACGCTGCCCAAATCAAGAATAGCCATAGAAACGCCAACGCTGAAATTCTCTGGCATTACCAAAAAGCTCGTCTTATCCTTCAAAAGCTCGTAGCACTCATCAACGTCCTTCTCACAGACGAAAAGGAACTGCCCAGAGCCCAAATAACCGCAGATAAACTCTGACCCCGCTTTTTCAAGAACTTCTTTAAAGACGTTTCCAACAAAGTTAATGACCCTGTTACCAACCAAGTTGCCAAAGCGCATGTTTATAAGGTTAAGGTCGTTGATATCAATTATCACTGCCGTTAAACTCTTTTTCGTCTCTACAAGGCGTCTAACGAGTTCTATTGCAACGTCCCTGTTTAAAAAGCCCGGGATAACACTTACAGGAGAGCGATTTTCAAGACCGTAAAGGTAGAGAAACGACAGAAAAGAGAGCAGAAAAGAGAAAGCCGAAACGTCCGGTGGTTCCTGGTCGTTAAAACCTACCGATAGGTAGAAGTCTAAGTTTTTGGCATCTATAGAAAGCGGAATCAAAAGATAGTTCTCGGGGCTTTTTTCTGATTTGCCTTCTAAGGTAAAAGTCTTTACGCTCTCTTTGCGGATTTCAACGCCCACCGATGAAAGTTTTTCAATTAAAGCGTCCAAAACTTTTTGAAAGGAGCAATCGGAAGAGGAGATGAATTTTACAGACTTGTCTTCAAGAACTATGAGAGAGAGGGAAGGGGAGGTGAAGGGGGGGATTTTTCTCAAACCATCAATCATATGAAGAACCACTTCCTCAGGAACAGACAGCTCAGAGACAGAAAGAAGTAACTTAGAGAAAAGCTCCCTCAGTTTCCCCAACAGTTTTAAACTTTGACTACCCATCATCTCCTCTCGGTTTAAAATTATACTCTTATTTACAAAATGCTTGACAGAAGAACAACGAGGATATATAAATTGATTGCAATATTTGAATTAATGGGGTAGATATGAAGAAGTTTCTAACGTCCACGTTATTGCTCTTTCTAATAACCTCCACCTCCTACGGTTTAACGCTTCAGGAAGCCGTCAAAACAGCCCTTAAAGAAAACAACTACCTGAAAGCTCAAGAAATCAGCGTAAAAGAAAAAGAGATTAACCTTAAAATATCAAAAGCCCGTCTTCTGCCCTCTTTCTCTTTATACACCGACTACAACAAAACTACAGACCCACCTTACGCAATTATGAATAGAATGGAAGTTCAAAAACTTGATATGTTCAACACAAACTTTAACGACCCCGGAAAATCCCAACTCTTCCGCACCGGAATAAACGCTTTCCTTCCCATATGGCTCGGCGGAAAATTAAGGATAGGAATAGATATTTCAAAGAAAGACCTAAAAGCCGAAAAAACAAAACTTTCCAAAAGTAAACAGGAAATAATCTACCAAGTAGTTAAGGCTTACTATCAGGTTCTCACCGCAAAATCCTACGTTGAAACGGCAAAGTTAGCTGTAAGAGATGCTCAAAAACACGTAAAAGACGCCGAAACCGCTTATAAAGCCGGACTTACTGTAAAATCCGATGTTTTAAGAGCTAAAGTCTACCTTGAGCAGGCAGAAGAAAATTTAGTAAAAGCAAAAAGCAACTACGAAATAGCAAAACGAGCGCTGCTAACGGCAATGGGACTGATGCCACTGAACTCTATAAATATTGACGGCGAGCTGACCTATAAAAAATTCAACTTTAACCTTCAAAAACTTATCAAAACAGCACTGAAGAACAGACCGGAATTAAAAGAGCTATCTATCAGAGAAAAGCAGAGTAACGATGTAGAAAAGTTAGCAAAAAGCGACTTCTTACCATCTATCGTTGCCTACGGTGACTACTTCATGGCTTCAGATGCAGAACCTCTTGATAAAGACAACTCAAGCTGGACGTTCGGATTAAAGGCTTCCGTTAAACTTTTTGACGGCGGCATAAGGTTTAGAGAAGTTGAAAAAGCAAGACTAATGAAGCTCAAAATAAAGGAAAACAGAGAAAGAGCTGAAAAAGGAATAGCATTTGAAGTCTCTCGTGCATACTACAACTTCCTTCAGGCAGAAAAGAGAGTAGAACTCTCCGCAGCAGCAATAAAATCGGCAGAAGAATCTTTAAGAATTATGGAAAAGAGGTACAAAAACGGCTTAGCCACCATAACAGAGCTACTTGATACACAAACAGCGCTAAATCAAGCAAGGAGTAACTACGTTGCAGCCCTTTCAGCTTACAGAATGGCTGTAGCAGACGTATACTACACGACAGGAACTATAGACAAACACTATAGTGAATTGGCAGAATAGGAAAGGAAAAATTCAGCTAACTTTACATCTTCCTTAGTTGTAATTTTTATGTTAAAAGGCTCTCCAGGTATGGTAACAACGCTGTAGCCGTACCTTTCCAACAGCGCTGAATCGTCAGTCGCCCAAAAATCCTCCCCCACCGCCCTCTCATGACATTTTAAAATCACCTCATACATAAAAACTTGCGGCGTTTGAACTAAAACTAACTTATCCCTGTCCAGAGTTCTCTCCACAAAAAAATCCCCCCTCTCAAGCGGCGCCCCAACGACCTTAACTGTATCCCTTGGTTTCAAACCGGGAATAACGCCATCAACCTCATAATCGGACAAAGCGACAACCAACTCTCTAACAAGCGACTGAGAAACCAAAGGTCTTACGCCGTCATGTATTAAAACCTCATCAACTCCCTCATTCTCAATCGCCTTTAAACCCTTAAAAACAGAACTCTGTCTTTCCTCTCCTCCAGGAACGACGTACTTAATCTTCTTAAACTTCTCCTTTAGCTTTTCCCCAAATTCCAAATCCTTGGCAGGCAGAACCAAAACTATACCGTGAACAAGCTCACTTTTTTCAAAAACTCTCAAAGTGTACTCAATTACAGGAACGCCGTTAATCTCAAAAAACTGCTTCTTTCCACCAAACCTCCTGCCCAGCCCGGCAGCAGGTATTACAGCGTATCTCACTTAACCACCTCTTTAACCCTTGCAAAAATTATCTTACCCGAAGAGGTCTGTAAAAGGTTATTCACAAGTACTTTAACCTTATGCCCTATCAGATGTTTGGCATCATCAACAACAACCATCGTACCATCATCAAGGTAACCAACAGCCTGGTTCTTCTCTTTACCTTCCTTAACTAAGAAGACAACCAACTCCTCCCCAACTGCAACAACAGGCTTCAAAGCGTTGGCAAGGTCATTTATGTTCAAAATCTCAACGCCTTTTATAGATGCAACTCTGTTCAAATTATAATCGGTAGTAATCAACTTCGCTCCAAGTCTCCTGCAAAGCTCTACAAGCTTTGAATCAACATCCCTAATCCACGGAATATCCCTCTCGTAAATTTCAACAGGCGGTTTCTCAAGCATCCGTAACTGAGAAACCATATCAAGTCCCTTCTTCCCCTTCGTTCTCACCATAGGGTCAGTAGAATCTGCAAGAGTCTGAAGCTCCTCAAGAACAAATCGCGGAATCAAAATCTTTCCTTCAATGAATCCCAACTTAGCTATCTCTACAACTCTACCATCTATAAGAGCGCTCGTATCAACGACCTTTAACGTCGTATAAAGTCCTCTTTCCTCTTTCAGCAACTCCGAAAGAGGTTTCCTACTACCTATTTCAACAGCCGTTAAACCAAA
This region of Desulfurobacterium pacificum genomic DNA includes:
- a CDS encoding EAL domain-containing protein; translation: MGSQSLKLLGKLRELFSKLLLSVSELSVPEEVVLHMIDGLRKIPPFTSPSLSLIVLEDKSVKFISSSDCSFQKVLDALIEKLSSVGVEIRKESVKTFTLEGKSEKSPENYLLIPLSIDAKNLDFYLSVGFNDQEPPDVSAFSFLLSFLSFLYLYGLENRSPVSVIPGFLNRDVAIELVRRLVETKKSLTAVIIDINDLNLINMRFGNLVGNRVINFVGNVFKEVLEKAGSEFICGYLGSGQFLFVCEKDVDECYELLKDKTSFLVMPENFSVGVSMAILDLGSVAESPEDVERIIFMSLEKLKEEGRSAILKIREREEFGERFFRKFDCFVCIKEKVLNREVIPVFQPIFDMKREEIYGYEVLSRFEEDGELKSVYVYADVLDRLNLWQELDKIVLSEIPKWKEEIEELKGKKLFVNLSGKFLSNPQNREFLLSVSEELPAEEIVFEVTEREYVKDMASVVDLFNKLKVKGFEFAIDDFASGFSGFDYVKKLHPTYIKLDGSLIRNLAFSKEDEIIVSAVKYVCDNLNITLLAEWIENEKVYKLLKEMNVELGQGYFLSPPLRLLGR
- a CDS encoding TolC family protein, whose protein sequence is MKKFLTSTLLLFLITSTSYGLTLQEAVKTALKENNYLKAQEISVKEKEINLKISKARLLPSFSLYTDYNKTTDPPYAIMNRMEVQKLDMFNTNFNDPGKSQLFRTGINAFLPIWLGGKLRIGIDISKKDLKAEKTKLSKSKQEIIYQVVKAYYQVLTAKSYVETAKLAVRDAQKHVKDAETAYKAGLTVKSDVLRAKVYLEQAEENLVKAKSNYEIAKRALLTAMGLMPLNSINIDGELTYKKFNFNLQKLIKTALKNRPELKELSIREKQSNDVEKLAKSDFLPSIVAYGDYFMASDAEPLDKDNSSWTFGLKASVKLFDGGIRFREVEKARLMKLKIKENRERAEKGIAFEVSRAYYNFLQAEKRVELSAAAIKSAEESLRIMEKRYKNGLATITELLDTQTALNQARSNYVAALSAYRMAVADVYYTTGTIDKHYSELAE
- the ispD gene encoding 2-C-methyl-D-erythritol 4-phosphate cytidylyltransferase, which produces MRYAVIPAAGLGRRFGGKKQFFEINGVPVIEYTLRVFEKSELVHGIVLVLPAKDLEFGEKLKEKFKKIKYVVPGGEERQSSVFKGLKAIENEGVDEVLIHDGVRPLVSQSLVRELVVALSDYEVDGVIPGLKPRDTVKVVGAPLERGDFFVERTLDRDKLVLVQTPQVFMYEVILKCHERAVGEDFWATDDSALLERYGYSVVTIPGEPFNIKITTKEDVKLAEFFLSYSANSL
- a CDS encoding PIN/TRAM domain-containing protein, yielding MTSKVMGGFLIFLLLVSTAIFKHYGFTLTQSLIVGIFISAASFLFYEFLMKRKLKIKTVLLFSAGFFLGLYLAKGITLSLFSLFTNFPYLQEILFLTLPYLFGLTAVEIGSRKPLSELLKEERGLYTTLKVVDTSALIDGRVVEIAKLGFIEGKILIPRFVLEELQTLADSTDPMVRTKGKKGLDMVSQLRMLEKPPVEIYERDIPWIRDVDSKLVELCRRLGAKLITTDYNLNRVASIKGVEILNINDLANALKPVVAVGEELVVFLVKEGKEKNQAVGYLDDGTMVVVDDAKHLIGHKVKVLVNNLLQTSSGKIIFARVKEVVK